CCATGACAATGAGATAAAACACATTTAAAAAATCCTCATTTATAATAAAAAAAGCTCAGAAATTAATCTGAGCTTTTTCGTTGCATTAAAAAATTCTGGTTGGGATTATTTTTTAATGAATTTTTGAGATACAGATTCTTTACCAGTATTTACTTCTAGGAAATACATACCGCTATTTAAAGTTCCAACTTCAATTTGATTAATGTATGAACCACGCAATACTGTTTGTCCTAACATATTTACAATTCTATAAGATGCATTTTCTATACCTGTAGTCTCAACATATAGGACATCTTTAACTGGGTTAGGGTACATTTTCATATTAAATGCATTTTCATCCTCGTTACCAAGTATATCTACTCTTTCGCCAAAAACAACTTCTCCTCTAGAACTTGGACAAGATGTTTCATAGATTTTTACATTGGCAAATGTAGAATTGTTACCAGAACCAGCATCGTTATCATTTATAAATACTAACCTATCCATAACTCCCGTATAAGAATCACCTACAGGAATAACGTATGTTGTTGTTCCGCTAGTATAATTGTCAAAATTAGTAATTCCATAATTCTGTGTTCCATAGAGTTTAAAGTAGAATGAAGATGTTAGTGAATTATCATTTTCAAATCCAATGCCATGAATTTCACCTTCTGAAGTACTACTAAACTCTAACTCAATTACAGTATTTGTAGTAACTGTATATGGGAAATCAATATACTTCCAAGTATTATTACTTAACGTCAATGATGCGCCTCCATTTCCAATAGAATTTGTACCGCTAGCATCTTGAGTTGAAAATGAATTAAGAGTATAATCATTGAAATTCAATGTATCGCAACCAGCTGGTGGATTGGTGCCACCTTCCGTTAAGCTAATATCATCTATCGCTACATCAGATTGCCATGTGCCTCCAGTAATTCTATTGAATCGTAATTGAATACCACCGCCTATATAAGCTGCTAAATCAATGTTAACCGTCAACCATTGATTACCCTGATTACCTGTCTGATTCCATAAACTTGTCCATGTTGCGCCTTCATCATTACTAACTTCTAAGTCTACTGAACCGCCGTTTGTAGAACCAAACATGTGGTACTTAAATGTAAAGTTGGCTTCTGTTACCGATGATAAATCAAAACATGGTGACGTAATAATTGCGCGCTTGTTAGGGAAACCTGTACCATTACCAGATGCTTCTACATAAATATAGTTACTTCCTTGAATTGCACTTGATGGCCCTGTATTATTCGATGGCGTACCATTAGCGTCTACTGTCCAGTTTATATCATCTGCACTAGATTGTGTCCATGCACCAATGCCACTTTCAAAACCTTCTGAATATGGGAAGGTCGAAACTCCGCCTGAACAACCATTTGCAACTTCATTTACATTTATAGTTCTTATTACTGGTGTTGCTGCATTTCCTGCCGCATCATTGACATTATAAGTCAGTGTATAATTCCCAGCTACGTTTGTATTTACTGAACCTGAAACTACGATACTTGATGTTAAGTTTCCATCTATATTATCTGTCGCTGTTGCGCCTGCATCATTGTATGCATCACCTACAGTTAAATTAACTGTTGCTGAACCTAATAATGTGATTACTGGGGCTACTGTATCTGCACTTACAACTACCGTTCTTGTTTCTGATGCTGAGTTTCCTGCGGCATCACTTACACTATAAGTAACAGTATATGTTCCTGCTGTATTTGTGTTTACAGTTCCTGTTGTAACTATACTTGATGTTAAATTACCATCTATATTATCCGTCGCTGTTGCGCCTTGCTCAGTATAAGAATCTCCAACATTTAAATTTATTGTTGCAGCACCTACTAATGAAATTACTGGTGCAGTTGTATCTGGATTTACCGTTACTGTTCGGGTAGCGCTGTCACTATTTCCAGCAGCATCACTTACACTATATGTTATCGTATATGTTCCTGCTACATTTGTATTTACCGAACCTGAAGTTACAATACTCGATGTTAAATCACCATCGACATTATCTGTCGCTGTCGCTCCTAGTTCGTTATAGGCCTGTTGCAATTCTAAAGTTACTGATGGTGACCCATTTAAGGTAATTACTGGAGATGTAGTGTCTGGACCAGAACCTTCAATAACTACTGTATAATCTTCAACTTCACCATAAGTGAAAGAAGCACATGAGTCTACATTAGCATTATAACTCATTGTTACACGCATGCGTGTTGAAACCTCTGACGCCGATGATGGTACTGTAAAACTTCCGCTTACAGGTGTCGTCTGAGAAGGTACTGCAGTAAATACTTGTTCGCCTGCATCTGTAAAATCACCATCTTTATTGTAATCAATCCATACAGCATAGCCTTCATTATATAAAGTGCCAGTCCATGTTGGCGTTACGGAAATTGTATACTGCGTATCCTTTGTTAAGGTAGTAGATATACTCGTAAAGTCGGAATAAAATTGTGCTCCTGATGCATTATCTATAGTATTTAATTGAACACGGCTGATAAACTCATCATTAACATTGGAACTTGTAGAGTTACAATAATTAAGTTGAACATCGGTAGTTGTAAAATTAATTAAACTT
This DNA window, taken from Winogradskyella sp. PC-19, encodes the following:
- a CDS encoding immunoglobulin-like domain-containing protein; translation: MKLKLLLLFFTISSTMLWAQNKNLWTNNSNSKITLTKSNHQSLNNYIVYGLDKQTLKTSLTNAPSRTDFNSTSNVIVGFPNHKGEIKKFRITEASTMHPDLQERYPEIRSYFGQSIEDSSSQIRFSFSPYGLSAMILSSEDGNTFIEPSKNDSNSFVVYNRVNRINSNDAFECEVTDQMNKSLEIGNGLRNADDGILRTFRLAVSTTGEYTQYHGGTKAQALAAINTTMTRVNGLFENDFNATMVLIANTDDVIYTNANSDPYSNGGFNSQVQNTLTSVIGEANYDVGHLFARASDNGNAGCIGCVCVNGQKGSAFTSRSTPEGDPFDVDYVAHELGHQFGGNHTFSFRNEGTNAHFEAGSGTTIMGYAGITGATDVQSNSDPYFHWFTIQQVTNYIKTTSCQTNTNTGNAVPTVNAGLNYTIPKGTPFVLEGTASDSNSGDVLTYCWEQADENNAATTFPSTTATSGVAFRSFEPTTDNKRYFPRLQTIKTGATSWQWEAIPNVARALNFRLTVRDNRAGGATNNSDDTRITVNGTAGPFIVNSPNTNVTWNAGTTQTVTWDVAGTTGNGINAANVDILLSTDGGDTYPISLATNVTNDGSQDILVPNNQGSQNRIMVKASNNVFFDISNANFSIAGQVICNAIVPTGLTASNIAETSATLSWDAVSGASYDLRYRQVGTSTWNTVNVNGISTSVSGLAALTQYEAQVRSECPDTSTSSFSSLINFTTTDVQLNYCNSTSSNVNDEFISRVQLNTIDNASGAQFYSDFTSISTTLTKDTQYTISVTPTWTGTLYNEGYAVWIDYNKDGDFTDAGEQVFTAVPSQTTPVSGSFTVPSSASEVSTRMRVTMSYNANVDSCASFTYGEVEDYTVVIEGSGPDTTSPVITLNGSPSVTLELQQAYNELGATATDNVDGDLTSSIVTSGSVNTNVAGTYTITYSVSDAAGNSDSATRTVTVNPDTTAPVISLVGAATINLNVGDSYTEQGATATDNIDGNLTSSIVTTGTVNTNTAGTYTVTYSVSDAAGNSASETRTVVVSADTVAPVITLLGSATVNLTVGDAYNDAGATATDNIDGNLTSSIVVSGSVNTNVAGNYTLTYNVNDAAGNAATPVIRTINVNEVANGCSGGVSTFPYSEGFESGIGAWTQSSADDINWTVDANGTPSNNTGPSSAIQGSNYIYVEASGNGTGFPNKRAIITSPCFDLSSVTEANFTFKYHMFGSTNGGSVDLEVSNDEGATWTSLWNQTGNQGNQWLTVNIDLAAYIGGGIQLRFNRITGGTWQSDVAIDDISLTEGGTNPPAGCDTLNFNDYTLNSFSTQDASGTNSIGNGGASLTLSNNTWKYIDFPYTVTTNTVIELEFSSTSEGEIHGIGFENDNSLTSSFYFKLYGTQNYGITNFDNYTSGTTTYVIPVGDSYTGVMDRLVFINDNDAGSGNNSTFANVKIYETSCPSSRGEVVFGERVDILGNEDENAFNMKMYPNPVKDVLYVETTGIENASYRIVNMLGQTVLRGSYINQIEVGTLNSGMYFLEVNTGKESVSQKFIKK